A genome region from Drosophila simulans strain w501 chromosome 2R, Prin_Dsim_3.1, whole genome shotgun sequence includes the following:
- the LOC6734306 gene encoding E3 ubiquitin-protein ligase RNF125 isoform X1 has translation MVQQSDCSSENGDDPPLFETVQDEDQPDLCALCLDRIQNPEKLHCNHAFCKSCLALYREARSWVAKRCPICRCSLDMGDRVSRQFHDNWRLFGIMMVPLMLLSLGPFYLLLLFW, from the exons ATGGTACAGCAGAGCGACTGCTCCAGCGAGAACGGCGATGATCCACCGTTGTTTGAAACGGTTCAGGATGAGGATCAGCCGGATCTGTGTGCCCTTTGCCTGGATCGCATACAGAATCCAGAGAAGCTGCACTGCAATCATGCGTTCTGCAAAAGCTGCTTAGCACTGTACAGGGAAGCCCGCAGCTGGGTGGCAAAGCGCTGCCCAATCTGTCGGTGCAGCCTGGACATGGGTGACCGGGTGTCCAGGCAGTTCCACGAT AACTGGCGTCTATTTGGTATTATGATGGTACCGCTGATGCTGCTCAGTCTGGGtcctttttatttgctgttgcttttctgGTGA
- the LOC6734306 gene encoding E3 ubiquitin ligase TRIM40 isoform X2, producing MVQQSDCSSENGDDPPLFETVQDEDQPDLCALCLDRIQNPEKLHCNHAFCKSCLALYREARSWVAKRCPICRCSLDMGDRVSRQFHDLNVKRSVL from the exons ATGGTACAGCAGAGCGACTGCTCCAGCGAGAACGGCGATGATCCACCGTTGTTTGAAACGGTTCAGGATGAGGATCAGCCGGATCTGTGTGCCCTTTGCCTGGATCGCATACAGAATCCAGAGAAGCTGCACTGCAATCATGCGTTCTGCAAAAGCTGCTTAGCACTGTACAGGGAAGCCCGCAGCTGGGTGGCAAAGCGCTGCCCAATCTGTCGGTGCAGCCTGGACATGGGTGACCGGGTGTCCAGGCAGTTCCACGAT TTAAACGTTAAAAGATCTGTCTTATGA